One segment of Salvia splendens isolate huo1 chromosome 20, SspV2, whole genome shotgun sequence DNA contains the following:
- the LOC121781927 gene encoding cation/calcium exchanger 4-like, producing MGFLSSKLRGSCSGLCVLILLVFFVYKNGGPFTEKPLLSYHKKASVSDDRLQNSSIVDPITQRRNLQSSKNPTICTEIYQHSGFGTECEYLRANPDCNSGGFLNYLVFFYCDCGEVKPLGYLVLGIWLLALFYLLGNTAADYFCCCLEMLSNLLKLPPTVAGVTLLPLGNGAPDVFASIAAFAGRDSGDVGLNSVLGGAVFVTCIVVGTVSLCVADKNVQIDRRCFVRDVGFFLIAIVSLWAILFVGEVSLWGAILFALIYVFYAICVAASELLRNRERVLLRSSSDGGSSRPLLPLCRNAEEGIEHPLLDSGDGVPYLEKSRLPHWMWSSHVAIYSHEHDKNGDDGSEKVLWGWNEEEGGSCERLWCSWSGFCKLLEMPLVIPRRLTIPIVEEGRWSKTCGVCSAFLAPILVASVWSSANTTVCLISAVVGASLGLLALIFTSTEHPPTRLLLPWVLGGFLMSVVWFYMIANELVALMVALGVIMRIKASLLGLTILAWGNSMGDLMSNMAIALNGGHGVQVAMSGCYAGPMFNILVGLGVSLLIGAWSKKPASYMVPEDSSLYYTLGFLTVGLVWALVVLPRNDMRPTRLLGIGLMVIYLGFLSLRICIAVGDGSIT from the coding sequence ATGGGATTTCTCAGTTCGAAACTTCGCGGTAGTTGTAGTGGGCTCTGCGTGTTGATATTGCTTGTTTTCTTCGTGTATAAAAACGGGGGTCCGTTTACAGAGAAGCCGTTGCTGAGCTATCACAAGAAGGCATCCGTGAGCGATGATCGTCTTCAAAATTCATCGATTGTTGACCCGATCACGCAGAGGAGGAATTTGCAATCGAGCAAGAATCCGACAATTTGCACCGAGATTTACCAGCATAGTGGATTTGGCACTGAATGCGAGTATTTGAGGGCTAATCCAGACTGCAATTCAGGGGGTTTTCTCAATTACTTGGTTTTCTTTTACTGCGATTGTGGAGAGGTTAAGCCTTTGGGGTATTTAGTTCTAGGGATTTGGTTGCTTGCGTTATTCTACTTGTTAGGGAATACAGCAGCTGATTACTTCTGTTGTTGTTTGGAGATGCTTTCAAATCTGTTGAAATTGCCCCCAACGGTTGCAGGGGTGACTCTGCTTCCGTTGGGGAACGGGGCGCCCGATGTGTTTGCTAGCATTGCTGCTTTCGCGGGGAGGGATTCAGGCGATGTGGGGCTGAATAGTGTGTTAGGGGGGGCTGTTTTTGTGACCTGCATTGTGGTTGGGACTGTTTCATTGTGTGTGGCAGATAAGAATGTGCAGATTGATAGGAGGTGTTTTGTGAGGGATGTGGGGTTTTTCCTCATTGCCATTGTGTCACTTTGGGCAATCTTGTTTGTGGGTGAGGTGAGCCTTTGGGGGGCTATATTGTTTGCCTTGATATACGTGTTCTACGCCATCTGTGTTGCTGCAAGCGAGCTGTTGAGGAACCGTGAGAGGGTGCTGTTGAGATCGAGTTCGGATGGTGGGAGCTCGAGGCCTTTATTGCCGCTTTGTAGGAATGCAGAGGAGGGTATTGAGCATCCCTTGCTAGATTCTGGTGATGGCGTGCCGTATCTTGAGAAATCGAGGCTTCCACATTGGATGTGGTCGTCGCACGTTGCTATTTACTCCCACGAGCATGATAAAAACGGTGATGATGGAAGTGAAAAGGTTTTGTGGGGTTGGAATGAGGAGGAGGGTGGTAGCTGTGAGCGGCTGTGGTGTTCTTGGTCCGGTTTTTGTAAGTTGCTAGAGATGCCGTTGGTCATCCCTAGAAGGCTGACGATTCCCATTGTTGAGGAGGGAAGGTGGTCGAAAACATGTGGCGTTTGTAGCGCGTTTCTTGCGCCTATTTTAGTAGCCTCTGTCTGGAGCTCTGCTAACACGACTGTATGCCTCATCAGTGCTGTAGTTGGGGCGTCGCTTGGCCTCCTCGCGCTTATATTCACTAGTACCGAACATCCACCTACAAGACTCTTGCTCCCATGGGTTCTTGGGGGATTCTTGATGAGCGTTGTCTGGTTCTACATGATCGCGAATGAGCTTGTGGCCTTGATGGTGGCGCTCGGTGTTATCATGAGGATCAAGGCGTCGCTGCTGGGGCTGACCATCTTGGCATGGGGCAACTCGATGGGCGACTTAATGTCAAACATGGCCATAGCCCTGAACGGGGGGCATGGCGTGCAGGTTGCTATGTCCGGGTGCTATGCTGGGCCGATGTTCAACATCCTGGTCGGGCTGGGCGTCTCGTTGCTCATCGGAGCTTGGTCCAAGAAACCGGCATCCTACATGGTGCCAGAGGATAGCAGTCTGTACTACACGCTCGGTTTCCTAACCGTAGGGCTCGTTTGGGCGCTCGTTGTCTTGCCACGGAACGATATGCGGCCTACGAGACTGTTGGGGATTGGCCTAATGGTGATCTACTTGGGATTTTTGAGTCTGAGAATTTGCATTGCTGTTGGGGATGGATCAATCACTTGA